A single Parabacteroides timonensis DNA region contains:
- a CDS encoding tetratricopeptide repeat protein codes for MLKQLIYGILFSFFLLMGIQPLHAGEEKKDTPSKPNELSAAEQRKFDYFFFEGLNLKTAGKFDAAFDAFNHCLAIDSTASPVLYELSSFYIQLNRPEKAVDMLKRAVANSADNFTYRMALATISRNLGMYGEAAEEYEKLLKAYPGKPELNYYLAEALTQEGEIGEAIDAYNALESSIGMNEALSMQKYKLYNQLEQSDAAFKEIEKLAAKYPMEARYQIILGDLHLEKNDTIKARSYYDKAHQIDPGNPYYIVSMANYYEATGNKEAAEEQIRTALINEKLDVDTKVGILSRYILKLQQTQKDTDSSNALFQTLLEQHPEDTELKQMYGSLLLSQGKTDEARFQFQLITEMEPENAGAWQQLLNMSLKAEDIPEVIRICTKCQELFPDAPEYYFYLGIAYYQQEKYQEALNTYYAGIGIIPAENPRLKSDFYGQIGDIYYQMKQMDQTYKAYDEALKYNENNIVVLNNYAYFLSLDKKDLKKAERMSAQCIKLEPDNATYLDTYAWIFFVQGNYTLAKIYIESALEKDKTKSAELVDHYGDILYMTGDKDKAVEQWKKARELGKESEILDRKIIEGKYIEEEVKNE; via the coding sequence ATGTTGAAGCAATTAATATACGGGATACTCTTTTCATTCTTTCTACTTATGGGCATTCAACCGTTGCATGCAGGAGAAGAAAAGAAAGACACCCCCTCAAAGCCGAACGAACTAAGCGCAGCCGAACAGAGGAAATTCGACTATTTCTTTTTTGAAGGGTTGAACCTGAAGACTGCCGGAAAATTCGACGCCGCCTTCGATGCGTTTAACCATTGCCTCGCAATCGACTCTACCGCATCCCCGGTGTTGTACGAACTTTCCTCTTTCTACATACAGTTGAACCGCCCCGAAAAGGCTGTCGACATGCTGAAACGCGCCGTAGCGAACAGTGCCGACAATTTCACCTACCGTATGGCACTGGCCACTATCTCCCGCAACCTCGGTATGTACGGAGAAGCCGCCGAAGAATACGAGAAGCTGCTCAAAGCCTATCCGGGCAAACCGGAGCTCAACTATTACCTGGCAGAAGCCCTTACACAGGAAGGTGAAATCGGAGAGGCCATCGATGCCTACAACGCCCTCGAGTCGTCGATAGGAATGAATGAAGCCCTTTCCATGCAAAAGTATAAACTCTACAACCAACTGGAGCAATCGGATGCTGCCTTCAAGGAGATAGAGAAACTGGCTGCCAAATACCCGATGGAAGCCCGTTACCAGATCATACTGGGTGACCTTCACCTGGAAAAGAACGATACGATAAAGGCCCGCTCTTACTATGACAAAGCGCACCAGATCGATCCGGGTAACCCTTACTACATCGTTTCTATGGCAAACTACTACGAAGCAACCGGTAACAAAGAGGCTGCCGAAGAACAGATACGTACCGCCCTGATAAACGAGAAACTAGATGTAGATACCAAAGTCGGCATCCTCTCTCGCTATATCCTGAAACTGCAACAAACACAGAAAGATACCGACAGCTCCAACGCTCTCTTCCAGACCTTGCTGGAACAGCACCCGGAAGACACCGAGCTGAAACAGATGTACGGTAGCCTCCTGTTGTCGCAGGGAAAGACCGACGAAGCACGCTTCCAGTTCCAGCTCATTACCGAAATGGAACCCGAAAACGCCGGAGCCTGGCAACAGCTTCTCAACATGTCGTTGAAAGCGGAAGATATACCGGAAGTGATTCGCATCTGTACCAAATGCCAGGAACTGTTCCCGGACGCTCCCGAATATTACTTCTATCTGGGTATCGCTTATTACCAGCAGGAGAAATACCAGGAAGCCCTGAACACCTACTATGCCGGTATCGGCATCATCCCAGCGGAGAACCCGCGCCTAAAATCGGACTTTTACGGTCAGATCGGCGACATCTACTACCAGATGAAGCAGATGGACCAGACCTACAAAGCATACGACGAGGCATTGAAGTACAACGAAAACAACATCGTCGTCCTCAACAATTACGCCTACTTCCTTTCTCTCGACAAGAAAGACCTGAAAAAGGCGGAACGCATGAGTGCACAATGCATCAAGCTCGAACCGGACAATGCCACTTATCTCGACACCTACGCCTGGATATTCTTCGTGCAGGGCAACTATACCCTTGCCAAGATCTATATCGAAAGCGCCCTGGAAAAAGATAAGACAAAAAGCGCCGAACTGGTAGACCATTATGGCGACATCCTTTATATGACAGGAGATAAGGACAAAGCCGTCGAACAGTGGAAAAAAGCCCGCGAACTGGGTAAAGAAAGCGAAATACTCGACCGCAAGATAATCGAAGGCAAATATATCGAAGAGGAGGTCAAGAATGAATAA
- a CDS encoding DUF4292 domain-containing protein, translating to MNKTRERITLGIILCCIVFLSGCKSSKKIGTVVSGGAKAHNEFFELMEEHAFQFNTLTARLNAELKMSKNNMSSRVDLKMVRDSAFQLSVQPFLGIEVFRAEFTVDSIKVIDRMNKRYVAERYADLKGQTPIEFNFYNLQALFTNRIFLPGHQEIEPKQFKRFKLNQDGDKAEIKVKDAIGLLYTFFADGEEKLLSTYITDPSEQYALQWDYADFRVTDGQPFPQLMDVNVLSNGSSQGGIAFRFSRIQTNVPVNLDFAIPAKYNRITFAQIIKSISNSQK from the coding sequence ATGAATAAAACACGAGAACGAATAACCCTGGGTATCATCTTATGTTGCATCGTATTCCTTTCAGGCTGTAAATCTTCAAAGAAGATCGGTACAGTCGTATCGGGAGGTGCCAAGGCGCATAACGAATTCTTCGAACTGATGGAAGAACATGCTTTTCAGTTCAATACCCTGACGGCCCGACTGAATGCGGAACTTAAAATGTCGAAGAACAACATGAGCTCACGTGTCGACCTGAAGATGGTGCGTGACAGTGCCTTCCAGTTATCCGTACAGCCTTTCCTGGGGATAGAGGTATTCCGCGCCGAATTCACCGTGGACAGCATCAAGGTAATCGACCGGATGAACAAACGCTATGTAGCCGAACGTTATGCCGACCTGAAAGGACAAACCCCGATCGAGTTTAATTTCTATAACCTGCAGGCGTTGTTTACCAACCGTATATTCCTACCCGGCCATCAGGAGATCGAGCCGAAACAGTTCAAGCGGTTCAAGCTAAACCAGGACGGGGACAAAGCCGAGATCAAGGTAAAAGACGCTATCGGATTGCTCTACACTTTCTTTGCCGACGGCGAAGAGAAGCTGCTTTCCACCTACATAACAGATCCGTCCGAACAATACGCCCTGCAATGGGACTATGCCGATTTCCGCGTGACGGACGGACAACCGTTCCCGCAATTGATGGATGTAAATGTACTGTCAAACGGCTCGTCACAAGGAGGGATTGCTTTCCGTTTCTCCCGTATACAGACAAATGTGCCTGTTAATCTCGATTTTGCTATTCCTGCTAAATATAATCGTATTACCTTTGCACAAATCATAAAGTCAATCAGTAACAGTCAAAAATAG
- a CDS encoding murein hydrolase activator EnvC family protein: protein MKYIWIVIFTLSALTAFGQKSARVRQLEEQRKKALAEIEMTNQLLKETTRTAQNSLNRLNLLSQQILSRKKVISLLNQEVGEIDNQIAAARREINKLEKELGEKRTNYGKSAQSLYKRRSSQDKLLFILSADNFAQSMRRMRYLREYSDWQKNQATEIIDKQTEINLKQRELEKTRAEKNALLGTREQESQKLQTEESNQKVEVQELNKKQKQLKDELRKKQQQANALNRQIEKQIAEEIARAEAEAKAARERERRAREKANAKAKAEGKEPVQEPIREERVADTKGGYAMTKAEKKLSDDFASNRGRLPFPISGRYTIVGTFGEQQHSELKYVRTNNSGIDIQTTPGTDARAIFNGEVTRVFVVPGYNNSVIVRHGNYLTVYSNLSQVYVKAGDKVSTRQAIGKIFTDTEAGNATILHFQLWKEKTKLNPTPWLD from the coding sequence ATGAAGTATATTTGGATTGTCATATTCACGTTATCCGCCCTGACCGCCTTCGGTCAGAAGTCAGCCCGGGTGAGACAGCTTGAAGAGCAGCGTAAGAAAGCGCTGGCTGAAATCGAAATGACAAACCAATTACTGAAAGAGACTACCCGGACAGCCCAAAACTCCCTCAACCGCCTGAACCTGCTCTCACAGCAGATTCTTTCCCGTAAGAAAGTAATCAGCCTGTTGAACCAGGAAGTCGGCGAGATTGACAACCAGATCGCTGCTGCCCGCCGTGAGATCAACAAGCTGGAAAAGGAATTGGGCGAGAAACGTACCAACTACGGAAAATCAGCACAAAGCCTGTATAAACGCCGCAGTTCGCAAGACAAACTACTGTTTATCCTCTCTGCCGACAATTTCGCCCAGTCCATGCGCCGCATGCGTTACCTGCGCGAATATTCCGACTGGCAAAAAAACCAGGCAACGGAGATCATCGACAAACAAACCGAGATCAACCTGAAACAACGGGAACTGGAGAAGACCCGTGCCGAAAAGAATGCTCTGTTGGGAACCCGTGAACAAGAAAGCCAGAAGCTTCAAACCGAAGAAAGCAACCAAAAAGTAGAGGTACAGGAACTTAACAAGAAACAAAAACAACTGAAAGACGAACTCCGGAAGAAGCAGCAACAGGCCAACGCCCTGAACCGTCAGATCGAAAAGCAGATCGCCGAAGAAATAGCCCGTGCCGAAGCCGAAGCAAAAGCTGCCCGCGAACGTGAACGCCGTGCCCGTGAAAAGGCCAATGCCAAAGCAAAAGCCGAAGGAAAAGAGCCGGTACAAGAGCCGATACGCGAAGAACGTGTAGCCGATACTAAAGGAGGTTACGCTATGACCAAGGCAGAAAAGAAACTGTCCGACGATTTCGCCAGCAACCGCGGACGCCTGCCGTTCCCCATATCAGGACGTTATACTATTGTCGGAACCTTTGGCGAACAACAGCATTCGGAACTGAAATACGTCCGTACCAACAACAGCGGTATCGATATTCAGACTACACCGGGAACCGATGCCCGTGCGATATTCAACGGCGAAGTAACCCGTGTATTCGTAGTTCCCGGCTATAACAATTCAGTGATCGTCCGCCACGGCAACTACCTGACCGTTTACAGTAACCTTAGCCAGGTATACGTAAAAGCCGGCGACAAAGTCAGCACCCGTCAGGCCATCGGTAAGATATTCACCGATACGGAAGCCGGAAACGCTACCATCCTTCATTTCCAGCTTTGGAAAGAGAAAACGAAACTCAATCCTACACCCTGGCTCGACTAA
- a CDS encoding chromate transporter, which produces MYWTLFLTFLKIGVGTIGGGYAMLPLIQREVVDRGWLSKEDFIDLFSVAQSLPGIFAVNISIFVGYKLKKSMGSVICALGTILPSFLIILVIASFFSQVQDNEWIEKIFKGLRPAVVALIAVPCITTARSIKLNYLTMIIPIAAALLIWMGGVSPVWIILVAIAGGLVYGLKIKKN; this is translated from the coding sequence ATGTATTGGACGCTCTTTCTTACATTCCTCAAAATAGGTGTGGGTACAATAGGCGGCGGATATGCTATGTTACCGCTGATCCAGCGGGAAGTCGTAGACCGAGGCTGGTTATCTAAAGAAGATTTCATCGACCTCTTTTCCGTTGCACAGTCGTTACCGGGTATTTTTGCAGTGAATATATCCATCTTTGTCGGCTACAAGCTAAAGAAAAGCATGGGAAGCGTCATCTGTGCCCTCGGTACGATCCTGCCGTCATTCCTTATCATCCTGGTGATCGCTTCATTCTTTTCGCAGGTGCAGGACAACGAATGGATTGAAAAGATATTCAAGGGATTACGTCCGGCAGTTGTTGCCCTCATCGCGGTTCCTTGTATCACTACGGCACGATCCATCAAACTCAACTACCTGACAATGATTATCCCTATTGCAGCAGCTCTGCTTATCTGGATGGGAGGCGTCTCACCGGTATGGATCATCCTTGTAGCTATTGCGGGAGGGTTAGTGTATGGTTTAAAGATAAAGAAGAATTGA
- a CDS encoding chromate transporter, with protein sequence MIWLQLLYVYLKIGIFGFGGGYAMLSLIQADVVDRYKWISLQEFTDIVAISQMTPGPIGINSATYIGYTAIHNAGYSPAMAVLGSCLTTFAVCLPSFILVLVISYFFAKFKNNKYVVAAFTGLRPATVGLIAAAALMLMNKENFIDYKSFLIFGAAFILTWKFKVHPILMIVLAGIAGLILYW encoded by the coding sequence ATGATTTGGTTGCAGTTACTTTACGTTTATCTGAAGATCGGTATCTTCGGTTTTGGTGGCGGATATGCCATGCTTTCACTGATACAGGCGGATGTGGTAGACCGTTACAAATGGATTTCTTTACAGGAATTCACGGACATTGTAGCTATCTCCCAGATGACACCGGGCCCGATCGGTATCAATAGTGCCACTTATATCGGTTACACGGCCATTCATAACGCAGGATACTCACCTGCGATGGCAGTTTTGGGCTCATGCCTGACTACGTTCGCCGTCTGTCTGCCTTCGTTCATCCTGGTATTGGTCATTTCCTATTTCTTTGCTAAATTCAAGAACAACAAATACGTCGTAGCCGCTTTCACAGGCCTGCGCCCCGCAACAGTCGGACTGATAGCCGCGGCTGCATTAATGTTGATGAACAAAGAAAACTTCATCGACTACAAAAGTTTCCTGATCTTCGGCGCCGCCTTTATCCTCACCTGGAAGTTCAAAGTCCATCCGATTCTGATGATCGTATTGGCTGGGATTGCAGGGCTGATATTATATTGGTAA
- a CDS encoding efflux RND transporter periplasmic adaptor subunit, with protein sequence MTKRVKWGVTAAILLLIVGMIVYPQIKTQLTASGKADEVAPAPGTSLRKQVLNINAEVLKFQSLTDKVISTGSIIPDEEVDLSFESSGKVVNIYFTEGTHVKAGDLLAKINDKPLQAQLRKLEAQIPLAKDRVYRQRTLLEKDAVSQEAYEQVTTEYEKLMADIDLVKANILQTELRAPFDGIIGLRSVSEGAYVSPTTVITKLTKISPLKIEFSIPENYATDVTDGTSIVFRLEDSNGMMRDYSAKVYAVESKVDMSTRTLKVRATYPNTNESIFPGRYTSVEITKREIKDALAIPSEALIPEMGKNVVYLYKNGVAEPAEVTIGLRTESRVQVLQGIQPGDTLITTGVMQLRTGMQVTIDNLY encoded by the coding sequence ATGACGAAGAGAGTGAAGTGGGGCGTTACCGCCGCAATCCTTCTATTGATTGTAGGAATGATTGTTTATCCACAGATTAAGACCCAGTTGACTGCATCCGGCAAAGCGGACGAAGTGGCTCCCGCCCCGGGAACGAGCTTACGGAAGCAGGTATTGAACATTAACGCCGAAGTGCTGAAATTCCAATCACTGACCGACAAAGTTATTAGCACGGGCAGTATCATCCCCGACGAAGAAGTAGACTTATCCTTCGAGTCGTCAGGAAAAGTAGTGAACATCTATTTCACCGAAGGTACGCATGTGAAAGCAGGCGACCTGTTGGCAAAAATCAACGACAAGCCTTTACAGGCCCAGCTTAGAAAACTGGAAGCCCAGATCCCCCTGGCAAAAGACCGGGTGTACCGCCAACGCACACTTCTTGAAAAAGATGCCGTCAGCCAAGAGGCTTACGAGCAGGTGACTACCGAATATGAGAAACTGATGGCCGATATCGACCTGGTGAAAGCCAATATCCTGCAAACAGAGCTACGCGCTCCGTTCGACGGGATCATCGGGCTGCGCTCGGTCAGCGAAGGGGCCTATGTCTCTCCCACTACCGTCATTACCAAATTGACGAAGATATCGCCGCTGAAAATCGAATTCTCCATTCCGGAAAACTATGCGACCGACGTAACCGACGGCACTTCCATCGTCTTCCGCCTGGAAGACTCCAACGGTATGATGCGCGATTACAGCGCGAAAGTATATGCCGTGGAAAGCAAGGTGGATATGTCGACCCGTACCCTGAAAGTGCGTGCCACCTACCCCAACACCAACGAGTCGATCTTCCCCGGACGTTATACCTCGGTGGAGATCACCAAACGCGAAATAAAAGACGCATTGGCTATCCCGAGCGAAGCGCTGATCCCCGAAATGGGAAAGAATGTGGTCTACCTGTATAAGAACGGAGTAGCCGAACCGGCGGAAGTCACGATCGGACTGCGTACGGAAAGCCGTGTGCAGGTACTTCAAGGCATACAGCCCGGCGATACATTGATCACCACCGGTGTGATGCAGCTGCGTACCGGTATGCAAGTTACTATTGATAATCTGTATTAA
- a CDS encoding efflux RND transporter permease subunit: protein MANISETSINRPVLSTVMMLVILLFGMIGYKFLGVREFPSVDQPIISVNVSYPGANAEVIMNQITEPLEQNINGIPGIRSLSSVSSQGSSRITVEFELSVDMETAANDVRDKVSRAQRYLPRDCDPPTVSKADADASPIMQIGIQSSRRSLMELSEIAELTVKERLQTISNVSGVDIWGQKRYSMRLWLDPIKMAGYGVTPLDVKNAVDAENVELPSGSIEGNTIDLSIRTLGLMHTAKEFDDLIIKEDANNIVRFKDVGRAELAPEDLRSILRKNGEPMVIDVIIPQPGANHIEIADEAYRRIEQLKKDLPEDVTIEMIYDNTRFIRASIAEVEETIYVAFALVVLIIFLFLRDWRVTLVPCVVIPVSLVGAFFVMYISGFSINVLTMLAVVLSVGLVVDDAIVVAENIYVRIEKGMNPKEAGIEGSKEIFFAVVSTTITLISVFLPIVFMEGMTGRLFKEFSIVIAGSVAISSFVALTFTPMLATKLLRRREKKNWLYVKTEPFFEGLNNIYARSLNYFLSHKWWAIPIVAILFGSIGYFWKTIRSELSPLEDRSSISINMRAQEGATFEFIRDYSDRIAELADSIAPERKFLTNRSTSSNANISVILPDIKERERSQMEIAEQLSAAVRKETQARAFVQQQSTFGGRRGGMPVQYVLQAPSLEKLAEHLPAFMLKVNESPVFQMADVNLKFTKPETRIEIDRDKASSLGVSTRNIAQTLQYALSGQRMGYFYMNGKQYQILGEINRQQRNTPLDLKSIYVRSDNGDMIQLDNLVALHEDVAPPQLYRYNRFVSATVSSGLNKGYTIGDGLDEMDRIASETLDNSFRTALSGESKEFRESSSSLMFAMILALLMIYLVLAAQFESFKDPLVVMFTVPLAIAGALMFMSYSGITMNIFSQIGIIMLIGLVAKNGILIVEFANQRQEAGLSMAEAIRSASTQRLRPILMTSVSTILGLVPLVYATGEGAQGRVAMGIAVVGGMLVSTFLTLFIVPAMYSFISTDRAKKI, encoded by the coding sequence ATGGCAAATATATCGGAAACCAGTATAAACAGGCCGGTACTTTCGACAGTAATGATGCTCGTCATCCTGCTGTTCGGTATGATCGGCTACAAGTTCCTGGGGGTTCGCGAGTTCCCCAGTGTAGACCAGCCTATTATCTCGGTAAACGTATCCTATCCGGGAGCGAATGCCGAGGTTATCATGAACCAGATCACGGAGCCGTTGGAACAGAACATCAACGGTATCCCGGGTATCCGTTCACTGAGCAGCGTCAGCAGCCAGGGTAGCAGCCGTATCACCGTCGAGTTCGAGTTGTCGGTGGATATGGAAACGGCGGCTAACGACGTGCGCGACAAGGTATCGCGTGCCCAACGCTATCTGCCGCGCGACTGCGACCCTCCTACCGTATCGAAGGCCGATGCCGACGCATCGCCTATCATGCAGATCGGTATCCAGAGCAGCAGGCGTTCGCTGATGGAATTGAGCGAGATCGCCGAGCTGACGGTAAAAGAGCGTTTGCAGACGATCTCGAATGTGAGCGGGGTGGATATCTGGGGACAGAAACGTTACTCCATGCGCCTGTGGCTCGACCCGATCAAGATGGCGGGTTATGGCGTCACTCCGTTGGACGTGAAGAATGCGGTGGATGCGGAAAACGTAGAGTTGCCCTCCGGCAGTATCGAAGGAAATACGATCGACCTCTCCATCCGTACGCTGGGACTGATGCATACGGCTAAAGAATTCGACGACCTGATCATCAAGGAGGATGCTAACAATATCGTTCGTTTCAAAGATGTGGGACGGGCGGAACTGGCCCCGGAAGACCTCCGCAGTATCCTGCGCAAAAACGGCGAGCCGATGGTGATCGACGTAATCATCCCCCAGCCGGGAGCCAACCATATCGAAATTGCCGACGAGGCTTACAGACGTATCGAGCAGCTGAAGAAAGATCTTCCGGAAGATGTGACGATCGAAATGATATACGACAATACCCGTTTCATCCGCGCCTCCATCGCCGAGGTGGAAGAGACGATCTATGTGGCATTCGCACTGGTGGTATTGATCATCTTCCTGTTCCTGCGCGACTGGCGTGTGACGCTGGTACCGTGTGTGGTAATCCCGGTATCCCTGGTCGGGGCCTTCTTTGTAATGTATATATCCGGCTTCTCCATCAACGTATTGACCATGTTGGCCGTCGTGCTCTCCGTAGGGTTGGTGGTAGACGATGCGATTGTAGTCGCGGAGAATATCTATGTCCGTATCGAAAAGGGGATGAACCCGAAAGAGGCGGGGATAGAAGGGTCGAAGGAAATATTCTTTGCGGTAGTATCCACCACGATCACCCTGATCTCCGTATTCCTCCCGATCGTGTTTATGGAAGGGATGACAGGACGTCTGTTCAAGGAGTTCAGTATCGTAATTGCAGGTTCCGTGGCGATTTCTTCATTTGTCGCCCTGACTTTTACGCCTATGCTCGCAACTAAGCTACTACGCAGGCGGGAAAAGAAGAACTGGCTGTATGTGAAGACCGAACCTTTCTTCGAAGGGTTGAATAATATTTATGCCCGGTCGCTCAATTATTTCCTGAGCCATAAATGGTGGGCGATCCCCATCGTGGCGATCCTGTTCGGTTCGATCGGATATTTCTGGAAAACGATCCGGTCGGAATTGTCACCCCTGGAAGACCGTTCGTCCATCTCGATCAATATGCGTGCGCAGGAAGGGGCTACCTTCGAGTTTATCCGCGATTATTCCGACCGGATAGCTGAACTGGCCGACTCTATCGCACCCGAGCGTAAGTTCCTGACCAACCGCTCGACGAGCAGTAACGCAAACATCAGCGTGATCCTGCCGGACATCAAAGAACGCGAGCGCTCGCAGATGGAAATAGCCGAGCAGCTTTCGGCGGCGGTGAGGAAAGAGACACAGGCCCGTGCATTCGTACAGCAGCAATCCACTTTCGGAGGACGCCGTGGGGGTATGCCCGTACAGTATGTATTACAGGCGCCCAGCCTGGAGAAACTGGCAGAACACCTGCCGGCTTTCATGCTGAAGGTAAACGAAAGTCCCGTATTCCAGATGGCGGACGTGAACCTGAAGTTCACCAAGCCGGAGACGCGTATCGAGATCGACCGCGACAAGGCTTCTTCACTGGGAGTAAGTACCCGTAATATTGCTCAGACATTGCAGTATGCGTTGAGCGGACAGCGTATGGGTTATTTCTATATGAACGGTAAACAGTATCAGATATTGGGAGAGATCAACCGTCAGCAACGTAACACGCCGCTCGACCTGAAATCCATCTATGTACGTAGCGACAACGGGGATATGATCCAGCTGGATAACCTCGTCGCCCTGCATGAAGATGTGGCGCCGCCGCAGTTGTACCGCTACAACCGCTTTGTGTCGGCAACGGTTTCCAGTGGTCTGAACAAAGGATATACAATAGGCGACGGTCTGGACGAAATGGATCGTATCGCGTCTGAGACGTTGGACAACAGCTTCCGTACGGCTCTTTCGGGCGAGTCGAAAGAGTTCCGCGAGAGTTCATCCAGCTTGATGTTCGCCATGATCCTGGCATTGTTGATGATCTACCTGGTGCTTGCCGCCCAATTCGAGAGCTTCAAAGACCCGCTGGTGGTGATGTTCACCGTGCCGCTGGCTATCGCCGGAGCGTTGATGTTTATGAGTTATTCGGGCATTACGATGAATATATTCAGTCAGATCGGTATCATTATGTTGATCGGTCTGGTGGCGAAGAACGGTATCCTGATCGTGGAGTTTGCCAACCAGCGTCAGGAGGCGGGGTTGAGTATGGCGGAAGCGATCCGCTCGGCATCGACACAGCGTCTGCGTCCGATCCTGATGACCAGCGTGTCTACCATCCTCGGATTGGTACCGCTGGTATATGCAACAGGCGAAGGAGCACAGGGACGTGTCGCGATGGGTATTGCCGTAGTAGGCGGTATGTTGGTTTCGACATTCCTTACTTTGTTTATCGTTCCGGCAATGTATAGTTTTATCTCAACAGACAGAGCAAAAAAGATATGA
- a CDS encoding TolC family protein: MKRLAIIILAASAALGVKAQEVYSLRQCIETGLERNYSIRIIRNEQQISDNNATPGNAGYLPTVDMSGGFSGSINNNRNKLTDGTTEKQNGVNSETSNIGLNVNWTVFDGFGIQAEYSRLKELQRMGELNTRMTIEDFVADLSSEYYNRIRQNIRLRNLRSSLDLSRERVRIAEERYHIGSGSRMDLQQAQVDFNSDSSKVLNQLEVVNTSRIRLNELMALENVEENIAIKDSVIYPNIFLDEVELWKSTIESNASLLIAQKNKTLSELDYKKVKSRNYPYVKLNAGYGYTANWYEVGSTDLQQRLGLNYGITVGLSLFDGLNRRRERRNARIEIENKELRMQELELALRADMSNLWMAYQNNLDLWSLEKENLVVAQENYRIAIDRYKLGELSGIELREAQNSLLEAEERQSIAEYSTKLCEVSLLQLSGQILTYVAPEPEKASF, from the coding sequence ATGAAAAGATTGGCAATAATCATACTGGCTGCATCTGCTGCCCTGGGTGTAAAGGCGCAGGAAGTATACAGCCTCAGACAATGTATCGAAACGGGACTGGAGCGTAACTATTCCATCCGCATCATACGAAACGAACAACAGATTAGCGACAACAACGCTACGCCGGGCAATGCCGGTTACCTGCCCACCGTGGATATGAGCGGCGGGTTCAGCGGTTCGATCAACAACAACCGTAACAAGCTGACCGACGGCACCACCGAAAAGCAAAACGGCGTCAACAGCGAAACCAGCAACATAGGCCTGAACGTGAACTGGACCGTATTCGACGGCTTCGGCATACAGGCCGAGTATTCGCGCCTGAAAGAGTTACAGCGGATGGGCGAACTGAACACCCGCATGACGATAGAGGATTTCGTGGCAGACCTTTCCAGCGAGTATTATAACCGTATCCGCCAGAATATCCGTCTGCGTAACCTACGTTCTTCCCTCGATCTTTCCCGCGAACGTGTCCGTATCGCGGAAGAGCGATATCATATCGGCTCCGGCTCACGCATGGACTTGCAACAGGCACAGGTCGACTTCAACTCCGACAGTTCGAAGGTTTTGAACCAGTTGGAGGTAGTCAACACCTCGCGTATCCGGCTCAATGAGCTGATGGCACTCGAAAATGTAGAGGAGAACATCGCTATCAAAGACTCGGTGATCTATCCGAATATCTTCCTGGATGAAGTGGAACTGTGGAAAAGCACGATAGAGTCGAACGCCTCGCTCCTGATCGCACAGAAAAACAAAACGCTTTCGGAACTGGATTACAAAAAGGTTAAAAGCCGCAACTACCCCTACGTAAAACTGAATGCGGGCTATGGCTACACCGCCAACTGGTATGAGGTGGGGAGCACCGACCTGCAACAACGCCTGGGCCTCAACTACGGCATAACCGTCGGGCTGAGTCTGTTCGACGGATTGAACCGCCGCCGCGAACGCCGCAATGCCCGTATCGAGATCGAGAATAAGGAATTACGCATGCAGGAACTGGAACTGGCCTTACGTGCGGACATGAGTAACCTCTGGATGGCTTACCAGAATAACCTCGACCTATGGAGCCTGGAAAAGGAAAACCTGGTCGTTGCACAAGAGAACTACCGTATCGCCATCGACCGCTACAAATTGGGTGAGCTTTCCGGTATCGAACTGCGCGAAGCACAAAACAGCTTACTGGAAGCCGAAGAACGCCAGTCCATCGCAGAATACTCCACCAAACTCTGCGAAGTCTCCCTGCTCCAACTGAGCGGCCAGATCCTGACGTATGTGGCTCCGGAACCGGAGAAAGCAAGTTTTTAA